A genomic stretch from Helianthus annuus cultivar XRQ/B chromosome 1, HanXRQr2.0-SUNRISE, whole genome shotgun sequence includes:
- the LOC110877746 gene encoding uncharacterized protein LOC110877746 — translation MGLDLLVQAVAIGKGKQDLTIKTRTRLTSKKVESTCSSLKTEEIVNILKDLIGLSKVRLNEFFWAAVWPRLLARGWHYEKARNYAFQNSKNLVFLAPGVTKFSRRNLVKGSQYFDSLIEVLNKVTSEPHLLEHEPGKDRLVEPHETYRSDDERDLLKCTVVDTSLVGLVKVKELTSLTVFEPADMQASASVFGETEHDIAEESSIEDVNLNRVENTKMDLSTDGQPARKQKLVFIRKRKRQTVDNIKNDNTPGKDEDTEDTACSDKKHTRIVIDLNSPRVGPRSDDDNKSSFADSNKIDSLTPLANGQRQSRRNRSLTKKALEALEIEFMNPKKKRIELEDGTRRHVHAKMGRVSSCGARYLVDGVFDGSSHMVTESPK, via the coding sequence ATGGGCCTCGATCTTCTTGTACAAGCCGTAGCCATTGGCAAAGGGAAACAAGACCTTACTATCAAGACCCGAACGCGATTAACAAGCAAAAAAGTTGAATCTACTTGCTCGTCTCTTAAAACAGAAGAAATTGTTAACATTTTGAAGGATCTAATTGGATTAAGCAAAGTACGGTTAAATGAGTTCTTCTGGGCGGCTGTGTGGCCTAGGCTTTTGGCTAGAGGATGGCACTATGAAAAGGCTAGAAACTATGCGTTCCAAAACTCGAAGAATTTAGTGTTTCTTGCACCTGGTGTGACGAAGTTTTCAAGGAGGAATCTGGTCAAAGGAAGTCAATATTTTGACTCGTTGATTGAAGTGCTGAATAAAGTTACATCTGAACCGCACCTTCTTGAACACGAACCTGGCAAGGACCGCTTGGTCGAGCCACATGAAACATACCGGTCAGATGATGAACGAGATTTGTTGAAATGCACAGTTGTGGATACCAGTTTGGTTGGCCTTGTTAAGGTCAAAGAGCTGACAAGTTTGACTGTTTTTGAACCTGCTGATATGCAAGCGTCGGCTAGTGTTTTTGGAGAAACTGAACACGACATCGCAGAAGAATCTAGCATTGAAGATGTGAATCTTAATAGAGTGGAAAATACCAAAATGGATCTCTCTACAGATGGGCAACCAGCAAGAAAACAGAAGTTGGTATTCATACGAAAAAGAAAACGTCAAACAGTTGATAATATTAAAAATGACAACACTCCTGGTAAAGATGAGGATACGGAAGATACTGCATGTTCTGATAAGAAGCATACAAGGATAGTGATCGACTTGAACAGCCCTCGAGTGGGTCCACGTTCAGATGATGATAACAAATCATCTTTTGCTGACTCCAACAAGATTGACTCGTTGACTCCTCTTGCAAATGGTCAACGACAGAGTAGAAGAAACCGTTCATTGACCAAAAAAGCATTGGAAGCTCTTGAGATCGAGTTTATGAACCCAAAAAAGAAGAGGATAGAGCTAGAGGATGGGACTCGCAGGCATGTTCATGCTAAAATGGGTCGTGTATCAAGTTGTGGTGCGCGTTACTTGGTGGATGGAGTCTTTGATGGTTCTTCCCATATGGTCACTGAATCTCCCAAATGA